DNA from Frateuria edaphi:
GCCGGCGATCGCCACGTCGGCCGCCAGCCATCCGGACTACCTCGCCTTCGAATCGCGCATGCGCCGCGAGCTGCACCAGCTTTCGGCGGCGCTGAAGAAGTCGGTGCCGTTCCACAGCCCGCGCTACATCGGCCACATGGCCTCGGACCTGCTGCTGCCCGGACTGGCCGCGCAGATGCTCACCCTGCCCTACAACCCCAACAACGTCAGCGAGGATGCCGCGCCGGTCACCGTCGACCTGGAAGTGCAGGCCGGCTTGCAGCTGGCGCGCATGCTCGGCTACCCGCACGACCCCGCGCGGCCGGACTGCGCGTTCGGCCACCTCACCTCCGGCGGCACCGTCGCCAACTACCAGGCGCTGCGCCTGGCGCTGGCCCTGAAGGCGTTCCCGGTCGCGCTGCGCGCGGCACGGGTGCCGGACCTGGTCCTGCCCGAAGACGACTGGACCGCCTTCAATCTCTCGCCGGCCGCGGCGATCGGCCTGCTTGAGCAGTGGCAGCGCTGGCTGGCCACGCTGGCGTCGCCGGTACGCGCGCAATGGCGTGCATGGGTGGAGGCCGAACGCGTCGAACACCGCGGGCTGGCCGGCTTCTTTGCCGCGCACCCGCAGTTGCGCGTGCCGCGCGTGCTGGCGCCGATCACCGCGCACTACTCCTGGAGCAAGGGCGTCAAGCTGCTGGGACTGGGCCGCGAGAACCTCGAACTGCTGCCCACGCGCGACATGCGGCTGGACGCCGATGCCCTGGGCGAGCGGCTCCAGCGGCTGGTCCGGGCGCGCGAGCCGGTGCTGCTGTGCGTGGCAGTGTTGGGCGGCACCGAATACGGCACCATCGATCCCGTACACGAGGTGTTGGAGGCACGCGAGGCGAGCCGCGCGAGCGGGCTGGATTTCGCCGTGCACGTCGATGCCGCCTGGGGCGGCTACCTCGCCACGGTGTTTCGCCACGAGGACGGCAGCCTGAGGCCACGCGAGGAAGTCGCCGCCGACTACGTGCATTTCCCGGCGCGCGACGTGCATGCCGCGTTCGCCGCGCTGGGCGGTACCGACTCGGTCACCGTCGATCCGCACAAGCTCGGCTACCTGCCCTACGGCGCCGGCGCCTTCGTCTGCCGCGACCACCGCGCCATGGCGTTGCTCGCCGAGCGTGCCGACTACGTCTTCCACGGCGCCACGCCGGCCGACTACCTCGCCCGCTACCGCAACCTCGGCCAGTACATCCCCGAAGGCTCCAAGCCGGGCGCGACCGCCGCCGCGGTCTACGTCACGCACAAGGTGCTGCCGCTGGACCACGCCCACTTCGGCCGCCTGCCGCGCGCCACCCTGCAGGCGGCCGAGGCCTTCCACGCGCGGGCAAAGCGCTGCGCGGACGAGTTGGCCGGCTGCGTGCATGTGCTGGTGCCCTTTGCACCCGACAGCAACCTGGTGTGCCTGGCGCTCAACCCCCACGGCAACCGCGACGCGGCGGCCGCCAACGCCTTCGTGCGCGCGCTGCACGACGAACTGCGCTGCGACGTGCACCAGCCGCTGCAGGTGAAGGAGTTCTTCGGTTCGGTCACCAGCCTGCGCCCGGACGTGCTCGGCCAGGCGCAGACCCGGCGCATCCTGGACGCGCTGGGGCTGGAGCCCTTCGCGCTCGATGGCAACGAAGACTCCCTGCTGATCCTTCGCCACACGTTGATGAACCCGTACCTGATCGATCACGAAAACGGCATCAGCTACATCGACCGCTATTTCGATTACCTCGGACGGCGCCTGCGTGCGCTGGCCGCAGCACGGTGATATCCGCCATGAACCATCCCATCGCCTTGCAGCCGCACCACACCAGCCACGACCGCGCATGGGTGCACGACGCCCTCGCCTCGCTTGCGCAGGAAGCGGCGCGCTCGGCCGATACACACCTGCTCAAGCTTGCCCTGCCCGGCTTTCCCGGGATCGACTTCTACTTCAAGGACGAAGCCGCCCATCCCAGCGGCAGCCTGAAGCACCGCCTGGCCCGCTCGCTCTACCTCTACGCGTTGTGCAACGGCCGGCTGCACGAAGGCCAGCCGGTGGTCGACGCCTCCTCGGGCAGCACCGCAATCTCCGAAGCCTGGTTCGCGCGACTGCTCGGCCTGTCGTTCACCGCGGTGATGCCCGCCTGCACCGCGCCGCGCAAGATCCGCGACGTGCAGGCGCTCGGCGGCCGCTGCGACCTGGTCGAGGATCCCGCGCAAGTGCACGCCCGCGCCGCCGAACACGCGGCGCGCGG
Protein-coding regions in this window:
- a CDS encoding pyridoxal phosphate-dependent decarboxylase family protein gives rise to the protein MNAAFDLPPEAPRDHTLDACFLGPYGENDTLLEKLLVEFLRDHVYWRRNFHPEDPPAIATSAASHPDYLAFESRMRRELHQLSAALKKSVPFHSPRYIGHMASDLLLPGLAAQMLTLPYNPNNVSEDAAPVTVDLEVQAGLQLARMLGYPHDPARPDCAFGHLTSGGTVANYQALRLALALKAFPVALRAARVPDLVLPEDDWTAFNLSPAAAIGLLEQWQRWLATLASPVRAQWRAWVEAERVEHRGLAGFFAAHPQLRVPRVLAPITAHYSWSKGVKLLGLGRENLELLPTRDMRLDADALGERLQRLVRAREPVLLCVAVLGGTEYGTIDPVHEVLEAREASRASGLDFAVHVDAAWGGYLATVFRHEDGSLRPREEVAADYVHFPARDVHAAFAALGGTDSVTVDPHKLGYLPYGAGAFVCRDHRAMALLAERADYVFHGATPADYLARYRNLGQYIPEGSKPGATAAAVYVTHKVLPLDHAHFGRLPRATLQAAEAFHARAKRCADELAGCVHVLVPFAPDSNLVCLALNPHGNRDAAAANAFVRALHDELRCDVHQPLQVKEFFGSVTSLRPDVLGQAQTRRILDALGLEPFALDGNEDSLLILRHTLMNPYLIDHENGISYIDRYFDYLGRRLRALAAAR